In one window of Carcharodon carcharias isolate sCarCar2 chromosome 14, sCarCar2.pri, whole genome shotgun sequence DNA:
- the c14h6orf120 gene encoding UPF0669 protein C6orf120 homolog has translation MTLLWRVLPMVFLCQLAPAVAGGHPTSEPVPDDWVLLHVYQGQVMPGNYSYMYLDDSGRLVLRLDSPRGDADLYISDSTQHPSFDDYELQSTTCGRDWVAVPARFRRPVAVAVYGHPSHLETEYEMRVYLDQGVTEDPFAELSYPTDEGTGDRTPGKTVQEEKSVMWTIMIGILKLVLEILF, from the coding sequence ATGACCCTGCTGTGGAGGGTGCTTCCAATGGTGTTCCTGTGCCAGCTGGCACCAGCTGTGGCGGGTGGACACCCTACCAGTGAGCCGGTCCCCGATGACTGGGTCCTGCTCCATGTGTACCAAGGCCAGGTTATGCCCGGAAACTACAGCTACATGTATCTTGACGACAGTGGTCGGCTCGTGTTGCGATTGGACAGTCCCCGGGGTGATGCTGACCTCTACATCTCTGACTCCACCCAGCATCCCAGCTTTGATGACTATGAACTGCAGTCGACCACTTGTGGCCGGGACTGGGTGGCAGTACCTGCCAGGTTCCGGCGACCAGTGGCCGTCGCTGTCTACGGGCACCCCTCACATCTGGAGACAGAGTACGAGATGAGGGTTTATCTGGACCAGGGGGTGACAGAGGACCCCTTTGCTGAACTCTCCTACCCTACCGATGAGGGCACTGGCGACAGGACTCCAGGGAAGACAGTGCAGGAGGAGAAGTCGGTGATGTGGACTATAATGATTGGGATTCTGAAGCTGGTGCTGGAGATCCTGTTTTGA